The following coding sequences are from one Nonlabens arenilitoris window:
- a CDS encoding OsmC family protein, translating into MTSTVTYIGDLRCESKHLKSDNTFTTDAPTDNNGKGEAFSPTDTVATGLASCMITMMGIKARDLDIDLKGSVAQVTKTMAANPRRISQIDVTLDMKGNCDKRAQLILERIANTCPVHESLHPDIVKNITFNWS; encoded by the coding sequence ATGACATCAACTGTGACATACATAGGAGATTTAAGATGTGAGAGTAAGCACTTAAAAAGTGATAACACTTTCACAACAGATGCGCCTACTGATAATAATGGTAAAGGCGAGGCTTTCTCACCTACAGACACGGTAGCCACTGGGCTTGCTAGTTGTATGATTACTATGATGGGAATAAAAGCAAGAGATTTAGATATTGATTTAAAAGGAAGCGTCGCTCAGGTTACAAAAACTATGGCTGCAAATCCACGTCGTATTTCTCAAATTGATGTCACTTTAGATATGAAAGGAAACTGCGATAAAAGAGCGCAACTTATCTTAGAGCGCATCGCAAATACATGTCCTGTTCATGAAAGTCTTCATCCAGATATTGTTAAGAATATAACTTTTAACTGGTCTTAA
- a CDS encoding CTP synthase, with translation MAHAKYIFVTGGVTSSLGKGIIAASLAKLLQARGFRVTIQKLDPYINVDPGTLNPYEHGECYVTEDGAETDLDLGHYERFLNVNTSQANNVTTGRIYQSVIQKERRGEFLGKTVQVIPHITDEIKHRIQILGKSGDYDIVITEIGGTVGDIESLPYIESVRQLSWELGEHNSMVIHLTLIPYLSAAGELKTKPTQHSVKTLMESGVQADILVCRTEHELSEEIKTKLARFCNVRREAVIQSIDVETIYDVPNKMLAEGLDKVVLEELNLDVQKSPDLTNWNEFVQRHKNPKSEVTIGLIGKYVELQDSYKSILESFIHAGAANEVKVNIESIHSEFLEVDNIDAKLSHLDGLLVAPGFGERGIEGKIEAVRYARVNKMPFFGICLGMQMAVIEYSRNVLGLKDANSVEMDEKTANPVISLMEEQKNITNMGGTMRLGAWDCELNGGNVSDIYGSGMISERHRHRYEYNNEYKEQLEKAGLKSTGVNPKTGLVEIIEIEDHPWFIGVQYHPEYKSTVANPHPLFKSFVAAAAARKQ, from the coding sequence ATGGCACACGCTAAATACATTTTTGTAACCGGTGGAGTTACCTCTTCTTTAGGTAAAGGAATAATAGCCGCATCTCTTGCAAAACTGCTTCAAGCGCGTGGTTTTAGAGTTACAATACAAAAGCTTGATCCTTATATTAATGTTGATCCTGGAACTCTTAATCCTTATGAACATGGAGAGTGTTATGTCACAGAAGACGGCGCAGAAACTGATCTAGATTTAGGTCACTATGAGCGTTTTTTAAATGTGAATACCTCGCAGGCTAATAATGTCACTACTGGTAGAATTTACCAAAGCGTCATTCAAAAAGAGCGTCGAGGAGAATTTTTAGGTAAGACAGTTCAAGTGATTCCTCACATCACTGATGAAATAAAGCATCGCATTCAAATTCTTGGAAAATCCGGTGATTATGATATTGTAATTACTGAAATAGGTGGTACTGTAGGTGATATAGAGTCATTACCATATATAGAAAGTGTAAGACAATTAAGTTGGGAATTAGGAGAGCATAACTCAATGGTTATACACTTAACATTGATTCCATATTTAAGTGCCGCTGGAGAATTAAAAACTAAACCTACTCAACACAGTGTAAAAACTTTGATGGAAAGTGGTGTGCAGGCAGATATATTAGTATGCCGTACAGAGCATGAATTATCTGAAGAAATTAAGACTAAACTAGCGCGTTTCTGTAACGTGCGTCGTGAGGCAGTCATACAATCAATTGATGTTGAAACCATATATGATGTGCCTAATAAAATGCTTGCCGAAGGTCTAGATAAAGTAGTTCTAGAAGAATTAAATCTAGATGTTCAAAAATCTCCAGACCTAACTAATTGGAATGAGTTTGTACAACGTCATAAGAATCCTAAAAGTGAAGTAACTATAGGTCTGATAGGTAAGTATGTAGAACTTCAAGACTCCTATAAATCCATATTAGAATCATTCATTCATGCAGGAGCAGCAAATGAGGTAAAGGTAAATATAGAGTCTATTCATAGTGAATTTCTTGAGGTTGATAATATAGACGCCAAGTTGTCGCATCTAGATGGATTATTAGTGGCGCCAGGTTTTGGAGAACGTGGTATAGAAGGTAAAATAGAAGCTGTACGTTATGCTCGAGTAAATAAAATGCCTTTCTTTGGTATATGTTTAGGAATGCAAATGGCTGTTATAGAATATAGTAGAAATGTTTTAGGACTTAAAGATGCTAACTCTGTAGAGATGGATGAAAAGACCGCAAATCCTGTTATTTCTCTAATGGAAGAGCAAAAAAACATTACTAATATGGGTGGAACCATGCGACTAGGTGCATGGGATTGTGAGTTAAACGGTGGCAATGTGTCAGATATTTATGGATCAGGCATGATTTCTGAACGCCACAGACATCGTTATGAGTATAATAATGAATATAAGGAGCAACTAGAAAAAGCTGGATTAAAATCTACCGGTGTTAATCCTAAAACAGGTTTAGTAGAGATTATAGAGATAGAAGACCACCCATGGTTCATCGGTGTTCAATATCATCCAGAATATAAGAGTACAGTGGCAAATCCACATCCTTTATTCAAATCATTTGTAGCGGCAGCAGCTGCGAGAAAGCAATAA
- a CDS encoding amino acid ABC transporter substrate-binding protein, with protein sequence MKNIILIVFVFFAFAKANATTLQNYKQHVVQKGETVFSIVGKYKINATELTQLNPDIKSGLKEGSILLIPTSSKVLTQRKIVEYKKHKVRRKETLYGIAKKYEVTELDIKEANKELYSQGLRKGDRIQIPVFEEIEMPVAVQPVEEAVVDQVLSDGEYRVLPKDTKFGIATKYGIKVPVLEELNPDLKDLHPGMIINVPIVKQVVEENSNTNFNAGDSIIKKFVNYEVPAKMTMYSLENLTGISEDSLIVLNPQIKEGLKLGMNIRIPNPNFSVGQLNVMNSKVTGFANLLDSISNYNPQRFAVMLPLSLNKLGDDTSDDELLRKESATRIALDFYSGMTIARDSAQSLGIMVSFDVFDTQKSSSKVNSIIKSNDFNGYAAVVGPLLAKNVVEAAKELKSDGIPVVSPLTNTDVRLYKNLFQARPDQDLLKQKLMNYLVANAEGKNIILVTDAKKPELKNEYLALFPNAKELKPNKDNYIYKQTYVNALDSEKENWIILAVDNEGFITDAISHYSAKAKSHNISMFGYENYDEFDLPHMRLGSLKYTYPSINRDAGSDNSFAKRYYSKYKISPNAYATRGFDVAMDLILRNASAGNLYDSAMNNGSTSQVENKFNYSKKFMAGYYNESVYLLQYQEDLTIKELD encoded by the coding sequence TTAGTATCGTAGGAAAATATAAAATCAATGCCACAGAATTAACTCAACTTAATCCAGACATCAAATCAGGATTAAAAGAAGGTTCGATATTGCTTATTCCTACCAGTTCTAAGGTTTTAACACAGCGTAAAATCGTAGAGTACAAAAAACATAAAGTACGTCGTAAAGAAACTTTATATGGTATAGCAAAAAAATATGAAGTCACAGAGCTTGATATCAAAGAAGCAAATAAAGAACTCTATTCTCAAGGGTTAAGAAAAGGTGATCGCATACAGATACCTGTCTTTGAAGAAATAGAGATGCCAGTTGCTGTACAACCAGTAGAAGAAGCTGTTGTTGATCAAGTGCTGAGTGATGGTGAATATCGAGTACTACCTAAGGATACAAAATTTGGTATAGCTACTAAATATGGAATAAAAGTACCTGTATTAGAAGAGCTTAATCCAGATTTGAAGGATCTCCATCCTGGAATGATCATTAATGTGCCAATTGTAAAACAAGTTGTTGAAGAAAATTCTAATACAAATTTTAATGCTGGTGATTCTATCATTAAAAAGTTTGTAAATTATGAAGTTCCTGCAAAAATGACTATGTACTCTTTAGAAAATCTAACAGGTATTTCTGAAGATTCACTTATCGTCCTAAACCCACAGATTAAAGAAGGCCTAAAATTAGGTATGAATATTAGAATCCCTAATCCTAATTTTAGCGTTGGACAATTAAACGTGATGAATTCTAAAGTTACTGGATTTGCAAATCTATTAGATAGTATATCTAATTATAATCCACAACGATTTGCGGTTATGCTACCGCTATCCCTTAATAAATTAGGTGATGATACTTCAGATGATGAACTATTGCGCAAGGAGTCTGCAACACGCATCGCTTTAGACTTTTATAGTGGAATGACTATAGCTAGAGATTCAGCACAATCGTTAGGAATTATGGTGTCATTTGATGTTTTTGATACTCAAAAAAGTTCTAGTAAAGTAAATTCCATTATTAAGTCAAATGACTTTAATGGATATGCCGCTGTTGTTGGACCATTATTAGCAAAAAATGTCGTTGAAGCTGCAAAAGAATTAAAAAGTGATGGTATACCAGTGGTGTCACCATTAACTAATACTGACGTACGTCTTTATAAAAACCTTTTTCAAGCGAGACCTGATCAGGATTTATTAAAACAGAAACTTATGAATTATCTCGTTGCTAATGCTGAAGGTAAGAACATCATATTAGTGACTGATGCTAAAAAGCCAGAGTTAAAGAACGAGTATCTAGCTTTATTTCCTAATGCAAAAGAATTAAAGCCTAACAAGGATAACTATATTTATAAGCAAACATATGTGAATGCATTAGATTCTGAAAAAGAGAACTGGATAATACTTGCGGTAGATAATGAAGGTTTTATTACAGATGCTATATCACACTATTCTGCTAAGGCAAAATCTCATAATATCAGTATGTTCGGGTATGAAAATTACGATGAATTTGACTTACCTCACATGCGTTTAGGATCACTTAAATACACATATCCTAGTATTAATAGAGATGCTGGTAGTGATAATAGTTTTGCAAAACGTTATTATAGTAAATATAAAATATCGCCTAATGCATATGCGACTAGAGGATTTGATGTTGCAATGGATCTTATATTAAGAAATGCAAGTGCTGGTAATCTATATGATAGTGCGATGAATAATGGTAGTACATCTCAAGTAGAAAATAAATTTAATTATTCAAAAAAATTCATGGCTGGTTATTATAATGAATCAGTTTATTTATTACAATATCAAGAAGATTTAACCATTAAAGAATTAGATTGA
- a CDS encoding DUF922 domain-containing protein, producing MRWSVLLITVLWTILLVPEKKFTFQEKPVLTWDDFMGTPPVDAHHAASVNSGIAYAYSAKRFRDQVVIEFDVRSEFYPQLSWKKDLLEDDEQLLRHEQLHWNISELHARLLKKAFNDYQPTQNYKVEILDIFKRIEANRQTMQGRYDKETNHGLLLSKQREWETYISQAFFKTS from the coding sequence ATGCGCTGGTCAGTTCTTCTCATAACTGTTTTGTGGACTATTTTGTTAGTACCAGAGAAGAAGTTTACATTTCAAGAAAAACCAGTTTTAACTTGGGATGATTTTATGGGAACTCCACCGGTAGATGCACATCATGCAGCTAGCGTTAATTCTGGTATAGCTTATGCTTACTCTGCAAAGAGGTTTCGTGATCAAGTAGTCATTGAATTTGATGTGCGCAGTGAATTTTATCCACAACTCAGTTGGAAGAAGGATTTGCTAGAAGATGATGAACAATTGTTAAGACACGAGCAGTTACACTGGAATATTTCAGAGCTACACGCTCGACTATTAAAGAAAGCTTTTAATGATTATCAACCTACTCAAAATTATAAAGTGGAGATTCTAGATATTTTTAAAAGAATAGAGGCTAATCGACAGACTATGCAAGGCCGTTATGATAAAGAGACTAATCACGGGCTACTGTTGTCTAAACAAAGAGAATGGGAAACTTATATATCTCAAGCATTTTTCAAAACCAGTTAA